Proteins co-encoded in one Prunus persica cultivar Lovell chromosome G6, Prunus_persica_NCBIv2, whole genome shotgun sequence genomic window:
- the LOC18772809 gene encoding uncharacterized protein LOC18772809, with translation MTGKAKPKKHTAKEIAAKIDAATTNRGGGKAGIADRTGKEKGGHAKMECPHCKITAPDVKSMQIHHEARHPKIPFEEEKIVNRHASTSTSTSTQVAEPSKDANKPRPGVRGSLKK, from the coding sequence ATGACAGGCAAAGCCAAGCCAAAGAAGCACACAGCCAAGGAGATCGCGGCCAAGATCGACGCAGCGACCACCAACCGCGGCGGCGGCAAAGCCGGAATCGCTGACCGGACCGGAAAAGAGAAGGGAGGGCACGCCAAGATGGAGTGCCCGCACTGCAAGATTACGGCACCGGACGTGAAGTCGATGCAGATTCACCATGAAGCTCGACATCCAAAGATCCCTTTTGAGGAGGAGAAGATTGTGAATCGCCATGCCAGCACCAGCACCAGCACCAGCACCCAAGTCGCAGAACCCTCCAAGGACGCTAACAAGCCACGACCTGGCGTTCGCGGCAGTCTCAAGAAGTGA